A part of Halodesulfovibrio marinisediminis DSM 17456 genomic DNA contains:
- a CDS encoding sigma-54-dependent transcriptional regulator, with product MSAQILVVDDDLAHRSMLKTIIKGWGYDVAEADDGDVAVSMVRNQSYDSILMDIRMVNMDGITALELIKEYNPSIPILIMTAFSSVDTAVKALKIGAYDYLTKPLDFDVLKLTLERMLDHTRLVSENEELRSILEPNTMGMVGNSEVIKELRKIIATIAPSDASVLITGESGTGKELVANAIHNASSRADEAFVAINCAALSENLLESELFGHERGAFTGADKRREGRFVQADGGTLFLDEVGEIPVSLQPKLLRALQQGEVQRVGSDTVEKVDVRVIAATNRDLPEEVENGNFREDLYYRLNVIALRVPALRERPSDIPLLAEFFVKKYSNKNRKTIKGLAPQAMDTLIRYAWPGNVRELENVIERAVIMTMGEYISTRELPLSLSAKENEAPVQPAQHTVLTGMSLDELERKAILATLEECEYNKSKTARRLGITRATLHNKLKRYGFE from the coding sequence ATGAGCGCGCAAATATTGGTAGTTGATGATGATTTGGCGCATCGCTCCATGCTTAAGACAATCATTAAGGGCTGGGGCTACGATGTAGCGGAAGCTGATGATGGGGATGTCGCAGTGAGTATGGTTCGTAACCAGTCGTACGACTCAATTTTGATGGATATCAGGATGGTAAATATGGATGGTATTACCGCTCTTGAGTTGATCAAGGAATACAATCCATCCATTCCTATTCTTATTATGACTGCCTTTTCGTCTGTAGATACTGCGGTGAAAGCATTGAAAATTGGTGCGTACGATTACCTTACTAAGCCGTTGGACTTTGATGTTCTTAAACTCACTCTTGAGCGCATGCTGGATCATACTCGTCTTGTTTCGGAAAATGAGGAGTTGAGAAGCATTCTTGAGCCTAACACCATGGGCATGGTGGGTAATAGCGAAGTAATAAAAGAGCTTCGCAAGATTATAGCAACTATAGCCCCTTCAGATGCTTCCGTGCTTATTACAGGTGAATCTGGTACGGGGAAGGAACTTGTAGCAAACGCAATTCATAATGCTAGTAGTCGAGCAGATGAGGCATTTGTTGCAATCAATTGTGCTGCTTTAAGTGAGAATCTGTTGGAATCAGAGCTGTTTGGTCATGAACGTGGTGCTTTTACCGGTGCTGATAAACGGCGTGAAGGACGTTTTGTACAGGCTGACGGCGGTACTTTGTTCCTTGATGAAGTCGGTGAAATACCTGTCTCCTTGCAGCCGAAGTTGCTGCGTGCATTGCAGCAGGGAGAAGTTCAGCGTGTAGGCAGTGATACTGTCGAAAAGGTTGATGTGCGGGTTATTGCTGCAACGAACCGTGATTTACCCGAAGAAGTTGAGAACGGTAATTTTAGGGAAGACCTGTATTACCGACTTAATGTTATTGCGCTTCGCGTTCCGGCATTACGGGAGCGTCCCAGTGACATTCCGTTATTGGCTGAATTTTTTGTTAAGAAATATTCAAATAAGAATCGCAAAACCATTAAGGGACTTGCTCCTCAGGCAATGGATACCCTTATTCGTTATGCGTGGCCGGGGAACGTTCGTGAACTGGAAAACGTTATTGAACGCGCTGTAATTATGACAATGGGCGAGTATATTTCGACCCGCGAACTGCCTCTATCATTATCTGCAAAGGAAAATGAAGCACCAGTACAGCCAGCGCAACATACTGTATTAACAGGTATGTCTCTTGATGAGTTAGAGCGAAAAGCTATTTTGGCGACGTTGGAAGAGTGTGAGTATAACAAAAGTAAGACGGCAAGAAGATTAGGAATTACGCGGGCTACGCTGCATAATAAGCTAAAACGTTATGGATTTGAGTAG
- the carA gene encoding glutamine-hydrolyzing carbamoyl-phosphate synthase small subunit — protein sequence MKAILALEDGFVLEGRSFTGPGETGGEVIFNTGMTGYQEILTDPSYAGQMVCMTYPLIGNYGVTEEDIESGGVHAAALIVKECCKVPSNWRSVASLPDYLKRNSVLGIEGIDTRALTSHIRKNGAMRAIISTEELDVEKLVEKAKALPSMEGLNLVKEVAPTEVYRWDGVRPQNVRLVDGVYNWNGKGPKVVVYDFGIKWNILRLLHEQGLDLLVVPPSFTAEQVALTGADAVFLSNGPGDPATLKDEIAEITKLCEMMPVGGICLGHQLLGHALGGTTSKLKFGHHGCNHPVKDLTTGRIEISSQNHGFCVELDSDDVEITHINLNDNTVEGIAHKIKKVISVQHHPEACPGPNDSHYFFKRFSDMVKDSLDK from the coding sequence ATGAAAGCCATTTTGGCACTTGAAGACGGCTTTGTACTTGAGGGTCGCTCATTCACCGGACCTGGTGAAACTGGCGGTGAGGTCATCTTCAACACTGGTATGACCGGATATCAGGAAATTTTGACAGACCCTTCCTACGCTGGACAGATGGTATGTATGACATACCCGCTTATTGGTAACTACGGCGTAACTGAAGAGGATATCGAGTCAGGCGGAGTTCACGCTGCAGCACTTATCGTTAAAGAATGCTGTAAAGTTCCTTCTAACTGGCGTTCGGTAGCTTCCTTGCCGGACTACCTTAAACGTAACAGTGTGCTTGGTATTGAAGGAATTGATACAAGAGCACTTACCAGCCACATTCGCAAGAACGGCGCAATGCGAGCCATTATTTCTACAGAAGAACTTGATGTAGAAAAGCTTGTAGAAAAAGCAAAAGCTCTTCCATCTATGGAAGGACTCAATCTTGTAAAAGAAGTTGCACCAACTGAAGTATACCGATGGGACGGTGTTCGACCACAGAATGTTCGTCTTGTAGACGGTGTTTACAACTGGAACGGCAAAGGTCCTAAAGTTGTTGTGTACGACTTCGGCATAAAATGGAACATCTTACGCCTATTGCATGAACAGGGACTTGACTTACTAGTTGTTCCTCCGTCATTTACAGCAGAGCAGGTTGCATTGACTGGTGCTGATGCAGTATTTTTATCCAACGGTCCTGGCGACCCTGCTACTCTTAAAGATGAGATTGCCGAAATTACTAAGCTTTGCGAAATGATGCCTGTTGGCGGTATCTGCCTCGGCCATCAGCTGCTTGGTCACGCATTGGGTGGTACTACATCCAAACTTAAATTTGGGCATCACGGCTGTAACCATCCTGTTAAGGATTTGACAACTGGACGAATTGAAATTTCTTCACAGAACCATGGCTTCTGTGTTGAGCTGGATAGTGATGATGTAGAAATTACGCACATCAACCTCAACGACAACACTGTTGAAGGCATTGCGCATAAAATTAAAAAAGTAATTTCTGTGCAGCACCATCCGGAAGCTTGTCCGGGACCTAACGACAGTCACTACTTCTTCAAACGATTCAGTGACATGGTTAAAGACAGTCTCGACAAGTAG
- a CDS encoding GGDEF domain-containing protein: MRALTNLVLSLFLPITILGGTFFILMNQHVIPDSVFPIMPALPFVFAASGSAMAWQFKRSRAVFLLLLIALCCWFITLYLPGMSSTGMRLRLAYDLSALLLPINLVIFAYCEDRGVLTLWGALSAAFITAQAAAVATMLAPPQHSGAIAWLQDAALSLDRIQILPTWASNWTFLPQSVIIITGTVLFLLLLFMVLNKGRRDSMYVTLITSCLAVIAAYHYVAIPHASALFFSAAALIITLSLFQDSYFMAYVDELTDLPSRRALNADFKKLGRKYALAMVDIDHFKKFNDTYGHDIGDDVLRMVAGHLSRVSGGGKAYRYGGEEFTIIFPKGIATDVQSHLDELRERIAKTDFHIRSGKRAPKKRNARKGSVNVTISIGVAERTDGAQSPMEVVKQADRALYKAKGAGRNIVKLATAPRNSRSKEKSSRLGFKRNTRK, encoded by the coding sequence ATGAGAGCACTTACCAATTTAGTACTCTCTTTGTTCCTGCCTATTACCATCCTTGGGGGAACGTTTTTTATCTTAATGAATCAGCACGTTATCCCGGACTCTGTTTTCCCAATTATGCCTGCTTTACCGTTTGTTTTCGCCGCTAGCGGCAGCGCTATGGCATGGCAGTTTAAACGAAGCAGAGCGGTTTTTCTTTTACTACTCATCGCACTTTGCTGCTGGTTTATTACCCTTTATTTACCCGGCATGAGCAGCACCGGTATGCGCCTACGTTTAGCGTATGATCTTTCTGCACTGTTACTGCCAATAAACCTTGTTATCTTCGCCTACTGTGAAGACAGGGGTGTACTAACCCTCTGGGGCGCTCTTTCCGCTGCCTTTATCACTGCCCAGGCCGCAGCTGTTGCCACCATGCTCGCCCCTCCCCAACATAGCGGTGCTATCGCTTGGCTTCAGGACGCTGCATTGTCTCTCGACCGCATACAAATTCTTCCCACATGGGCAAGCAATTGGACGTTTCTCCCACAAAGCGTGATCATCATTACTGGCACCGTCCTTTTTCTTTTGCTTCTTTTTATGGTGCTTAACAAAGGAAGAAGAGACAGCATGTACGTTACGCTTATTACAAGCTGCCTCGCTGTTATTGCGGCTTATCACTATGTGGCTATACCCCACGCAAGCGCCCTGTTTTTTTCAGCAGCAGCACTCATCATCACCCTTTCTCTCTTCCAAGATTCCTATTTCATGGCGTACGTCGATGAACTTACAGATCTACCTTCACGAAGAGCTTTAAACGCAGATTTCAAAAAACTCGGAAGAAAATACGCGCTAGCAATGGTGGACATCGACCACTTTAAAAAATTCAACGACACCTATGGGCACGACATCGGTGACGATGTTCTTCGTATGGTTGCAGGGCATCTATCCAGAGTTTCCGGTGGCGGCAAAGCATACCGGTACGGTGGCGAAGAGTTCACCATCATCTTTCCTAAGGGAATTGCCACTGACGTCCAGTCACATCTCGATGAGTTGCGCGAACGCATAGCAAAAACAGACTTCCATATCCGTAGCGGTAAACGTGCTCCTAAAAAACGCAATGCACGCAAGGGCTCTGTAAACGTCACAATCTCTATCGGCGTAGCAGAACGCACAGACGGGGCACAGTCTCCTATGGAAGTAGTAAAACAGGCTGACAGAGCCCTCTACAAAGCCAAAGGCGCTGGGCGAAATATTGTGAAACTTGCCACTGCACCTCGAAACAGCAGGTCTAAAGAAAAGTCTTCCCGATTGGGCTTCAAGCGCAATACTCGCAAATAA
- the mtnA gene encoding S-methyl-5-thioribose-1-phosphate isomerase, translating into MERHIRFSDEDSALVLLDQRYLPTREDDYYCRTVENIIYALQTMVVRGAPAIGVTAAYGCWIAAKEVASSENWKEELKVKLEEIAEARPTAVNLRWGVERMKALWESSQLETIEALMGIWLKEAKIIHKEDIEICKLIGVHGATVIEDGDTIMTHCNAGALATAGYGTALGVVRGAIDAGKKDISVIANETRPFLQGARLTAYELKEDNIPVSVACDNACGLLMRRGMVDKVVVGADRVAANGDAVNKIGTYSVALLAKAHNVPFYVAAPLSTIDRNMPDGDSTPIEDRTPLEVTHVGDTQITPDDVPVFNFAFDPTPNELIAGIVTEVGVLRPPFAESIKKAFEEQGK; encoded by the coding sequence ATGGAACGTCATATTCGTTTTTCTGATGAAGATTCAGCCTTAGTGTTGCTCGATCAGCGTTACCTGCCAACACGTGAGGACGATTACTACTGTCGCACTGTCGAAAATATTATCTATGCGCTGCAGACAATGGTTGTTCGTGGTGCACCTGCAATTGGTGTTACCGCTGCGTACGGCTGTTGGATTGCTGCAAAAGAAGTAGCAAGCAGCGAGAATTGGAAAGAAGAACTCAAAGTAAAGCTTGAAGAAATTGCAGAAGCACGACCTACTGCGGTTAACCTGCGCTGGGGTGTGGAACGTATGAAAGCTCTGTGGGAATCTTCCCAGCTGGAAACTATTGAAGCGCTCATGGGTATATGGCTTAAAGAAGCAAAAATTATCCATAAAGAAGATATTGAAATCTGCAAACTTATTGGCGTGCACGGCGCAACTGTTATTGAAGACGGCGATACCATTATGACTCATTGCAACGCCGGTGCTCTTGCAACAGCAGGTTACGGTACAGCGCTTGGTGTTGTTCGTGGTGCTATTGACGCAGGTAAAAAAGATATTTCCGTTATCGCAAACGAAACCCGTCCATTCCTTCAGGGCGCTCGCCTCACAGCCTACGAACTGAAAGAAGACAATATTCCTGTTTCAGTAGCATGTGATAATGCCTGCGGTCTTCTCATGCGTCGCGGTATGGTCGACAAGGTTGTAGTAGGTGCAGACCGCGTTGCAGCAAACGGTGATGCCGTAAACAAAATTGGTACCTACTCCGTTGCATTGCTTGCAAAAGCACACAATGTTCCTTTTTACGTAGCAGCGCCTTTGTCCACTATCGACAGAAACATGCCTGATGGTGATTCAACCCCGATTGAAGATCGTACTCCATTGGAAGTAACACACGTAGGCGATACTCAGATTACTCCTGATGATGTACCTGTTTTTAACTTTGCTTTTGACCCAACTCCAAACGAGCTTATCGCTGGTATCGTAACCGAAGTAGGCGTGCTGCGTCCTCCGTTTGCTGAGTCTATTAAAAAGGCCTTTGAGGAGCAGGGCAAGTAG
- a CDS encoding vWA domain-containing protein, with amino-acid sequence MRQTTLIWGAFVALLLILSITAVQYETRKNSDTIYVEQTEPQQVTLILNTAAPDKVETTFSLARKLYDRGVDTTVLLEGSGVTLIRTTLATSTRYKGAIAICPHCMAKFNIRKSELPDGAYMAPEELTYSIHAGDKLRPRFE; translated from the coding sequence ATGCGCCAAACCACCCTTATCTGGGGAGCATTCGTAGCCCTGCTACTCATTCTCTCCATTACTGCCGTACAATATGAAACACGGAAAAATTCCGACACAATCTATGTTGAGCAGACTGAACCACAGCAAGTCACACTTATCCTCAACACAGCAGCCCCAGATAAAGTCGAAACAACTTTTTCTCTTGCACGCAAGCTCTACGACAGAGGAGTTGACACCACGGTGCTCCTGGAAGGTTCAGGAGTAACACTGATACGGACAACGCTCGCAACATCAACTAGGTATAAAGGTGCGATTGCTATCTGCCCTCACTGCATGGCTAAATTCAATATAAGGAAAAGCGAACTACCGGATGGAGCCTACATGGCCCCAGAAGAATTAACCTACAGCATTCACGCAGGTGACAAGCTACGTCCAAGATTCGAATAA
- a CDS encoding ATP-binding protein, whose protein sequence is MKETILRKKKILRSQFATSLWLLIGGIVILGTVITFMTIRGIEQENRQLETFYEEKGASIITALEAGTRTDFRHNMRALRLQTLLEEMASQSGILFLMVTDANGKIIAHSNPDTVGSRAFTAQQLAELRPGRQVSWRIMEQGNEKAFVVYREFRPFAPVGGRPKMMSHMKMMGRRMGHKMRAQEQGCTKEEHSFRCKLVPKSGPVPVIYIGLDEKTFATAQQVNREHAVVNAVFILLIGLAGFLALTWAQKARQSRRRMQSSEALANEVMFNLPDGLLVTDDNGRIALLNDVALEQLNITDANVVGKSPSEVLPECVARLVELTGGEALSEVEVECLGKRGEIIPIGVSGSAVTLDDGTSIGYVYLLRDLREVRRLEAEVRRKEKLAAVGSLAAGVAHEIRNPLSSIKGYATYFGSRFEEGSEDREAANIMVHEVERLNRVITDLISLSRPSDLRRAETDLNVLAKHCFGLIKQDAAAHDVVLDISIDDTLPKLFVDPDRLSQAILNICLNSLEAMPQGGILTMNLAHTDNLVTLAISDTGKGISKEDAVRIFEPYYTTKSQGTGLGLAIVLKIIEAHGGTIRVKSQEGAGAQFIIEIPVSPVGENA, encoded by the coding sequence ATGAAAGAGACCATTCTTCGTAAGAAAAAAATATTGCGATCTCAATTTGCTACCTCGCTATGGTTGCTTATCGGGGGAATAGTTATCCTCGGTACTGTGATCACCTTTATGACTATACGGGGGATTGAGCAGGAAAATCGCCAGTTGGAAACATTCTATGAAGAGAAAGGTGCCTCCATCATTACAGCTCTGGAGGCCGGAACCAGAACAGATTTTCGCCACAACATGAGAGCGCTCAGGCTCCAGACGTTGCTTGAAGAAATGGCCAGCCAGTCTGGAATACTTTTTTTGATGGTAACAGATGCTAACGGCAAGATCATTGCTCATAGTAATCCAGATACTGTTGGTTCCCGTGCATTTACTGCACAGCAGTTGGCTGAATTACGCCCGGGAAGGCAGGTCTCATGGCGAATTATGGAGCAAGGTAACGAAAAGGCCTTTGTTGTTTATAGAGAGTTCAGGCCATTTGCGCCTGTTGGGGGCAGGCCCAAGATGATGTCTCATATGAAAATGATGGGGCGTAGGATGGGGCATAAAATGAGAGCGCAGGAACAAGGATGTACAAAAGAAGAGCATTCGTTCAGGTGTAAGCTTGTTCCGAAAAGCGGTCCTGTTCCGGTTATTTATATTGGACTGGATGAGAAGACCTTCGCAACTGCACAGCAGGTGAATAGAGAACACGCTGTTGTGAATGCAGTGTTCATTTTGCTTATTGGTCTTGCTGGGTTCCTTGCTCTCACATGGGCGCAGAAAGCGCGCCAGTCTCGTAGACGTATGCAGAGCTCTGAAGCCTTGGCAAACGAGGTTATGTTTAATCTGCCTGATGGATTACTGGTAACAGACGACAATGGTCGTATAGCCTTATTGAATGACGTTGCTCTGGAACAGCTGAATATTACTGACGCTAATGTTGTCGGAAAAAGCCCATCGGAAGTGTTGCCGGAATGTGTGGCCCGTCTTGTGGAACTGACCGGCGGTGAGGCGCTTTCAGAGGTTGAAGTTGAGTGTCTTGGTAAGCGTGGTGAAATTATCCCGATCGGTGTGAGCGGGTCTGCTGTTACGTTGGATGACGGTACTTCCATCGGATATGTGTATCTTTTACGAGATCTTCGCGAAGTGCGTCGCCTTGAAGCAGAAGTTCGTCGTAAAGAAAAGCTTGCTGCAGTGGGATCTCTTGCAGCGGGCGTTGCACATGAAATCCGTAACCCGCTAAGTTCAATTAAGGGGTATGCAACATACTTCGGTAGCCGTTTTGAAGAAGGGTCAGAGGATCGGGAAGCAGCTAACATTATGGTGCACGAGGTAGAACGCCTTAATCGTGTAATTACAGACCTCATAAGTCTTTCGCGACCATCAGATTTGCGGCGTGCTGAAACGGATTTGAATGTTCTTGCAAAACATTGCTTTGGGTTAATTAAACAAGATGCAGCAGCACATGACGTTGTTTTAGATATAAGTATTGATGACACCTTGCCTAAGCTCTTTGTTGATCCGGACAGATTGTCACAGGCAATTTTGAATATTTGTTTGAACAGTCTTGAAGCTATGCCGCAAGGCGGTATTCTTACTATGAATCTTGCCCATACGGACAATCTGGTTACGTTGGCTATTTCTGATACCGGTAAGGGCATCAGCAAAGAAGATGCAGTCCGTATTTTTGAACCGTATTATACAACGAAAAGTCAGGGCACAGGGCTGGGACTGGCCATTGTTCTTAAGATTATTGAAGCACATGGCGGCACTATTCGTGTGAAATCACAGGAAGGTGCTGGTGCTCAGTTTATTATCGAAATTCCAGTATCGCCGGTAGGAGAGAACGCATAA
- a CDS encoding Spy/CpxP family protein refolding chaperone, with protein sequence MRFKAFRLLIATACVMAVATVALAAGPNWTDLSEAQQQKYMSLHDDFIQNTTPLRDAMWAKKVELNALMNNENVDAKKVAALATEMNKLRAEMRAQRATFAATVKKEVGIEPLANPHRGNMGYGCPGYGPNNGCGYGGKGMGKGMMRGKGMGQGMMRGHGPCGNMPMQAPMQAPAQ encoded by the coding sequence ATGCGGTTTAAAGCATTCAGATTATTAATTGCAACAGCATGTGTCATGGCTGTCGCTACCGTAGCGTTGGCAGCAGGTCCAAACTGGACGGATCTCAGCGAAGCTCAACAGCAAAAATACATGAGCCTCCATGATGACTTCATTCAGAACACTACTCCACTCCGTGATGCCATGTGGGCAAAAAAAGTAGAGCTAAATGCTCTTATGAATAACGAAAACGTTGATGCAAAAAAAGTGGCAGCTTTAGCTACTGAAATGAATAAACTCCGTGCCGAAATGCGTGCACAGCGCGCCACATTTGCAGCTACTGTTAAAAAGGAAGTCGGAATTGAACCACTCGCCAATCCTCATCGTGGCAACATGGGCTACGGCTGTCCAGGATACGGTCCTAACAACGGCTGTGGATATGGTGGAAAAGGTATGGGTAAAGGCATGATGCGTGGAAAAGGTATGGGACAAGGTATGATGCGCGGACATGGTCCTTGCGGCAACATGCCAATGCAAGCACCAATGCAGGCTCCTGCCCAGTAG
- the cydB gene encoding cytochrome d ubiquinol oxidase subunit II yields the protein MTLELIWFLLWGVLWSVYFVLDGFDLGLGTLFPFFAKNEREKRVLYNTVAPFWDGNEVWLIAAGGITFAAFPKAYAIMFSALYAPLLIILFALIMRAASFEFRNKVDSDGWRKMWDVFQFLGNFVPALLFGVAFANIFQGIPFDTDGVYHGSIIKLLNIYGIIGGLFFVINFAMHGAMWLSMKSEGEIHNRAILYAKRLWPFTVALAIAFIAATVMHTDLFKNYQKSGVLLFIPAIGVTALFMVRVFLAGGRHHLAWISNAISIFFIIMGGIVGMFPKLLPSNLDPAASVTIFNGASSTLTLQIMLGVVAVIIPLVLLYQLWAVKLFLHVVDDEVLDSDESY from the coding sequence ATGACTCTTGAACTTATCTGGTTTTTATTATGGGGAGTCCTGTGGAGCGTCTACTTTGTGTTAGACGGCTTTGATCTTGGGCTTGGCACACTGTTCCCTTTCTTTGCGAAAAACGAACGCGAAAAGCGCGTTTTGTACAATACAGTGGCACCGTTCTGGGATGGTAACGAAGTATGGTTGATTGCAGCAGGTGGTATCACCTTCGCAGCATTCCCTAAAGCTTACGCTATTATGTTCAGCGCACTTTACGCACCACTTCTCATTATCCTGTTTGCACTCATCATGCGTGCAGCAAGCTTTGAGTTCCGCAACAAAGTAGATTCCGATGGTTGGCGTAAGATGTGGGACGTATTCCAGTTCCTCGGCAACTTCGTTCCGGCTCTGCTGTTCGGTGTAGCTTTTGCCAACATCTTCCAGGGCATTCCTTTTGATACTGACGGCGTATACCACGGCAGCATCATTAAGCTGCTGAACATCTATGGCATCATCGGTGGTCTGTTCTTTGTGATCAACTTTGCAATGCACGGTGCCATGTGGCTTTCCATGAAATCTGAAGGCGAAATTCACAATCGCGCTATTCTCTACGCAAAGAGATTGTGGCCGTTTACTGTTGCTCTGGCGATTGCCTTCATAGCAGCTACAGTTATGCACACTGACCTGTTCAAAAACTACCAGAAAAGTGGTGTGCTGCTCTTTATCCCTGCAATCGGCGTAACAGCGCTGTTTATGGTTCGTGTATTTCTTGCCGGTGGTCGTCATCACCTTGCATGGATCAGCAACGCCATTTCTATCTTCTTTATAATCATGGGCGGCATCGTAGGTATGTTCCCGAAACTACTACCTTCCAACCTTGATCCAGCAGCTTCTGTGACAATCTTCAACGGTGCATCCAGTACTCTTACCCTGCAGATTATGCTCGGCGTAGTGGCTGTAATTATCCCGCTCGTCCTTCTATACCAGCTGTGGGCTGTAAAACTGTTCCTGCACGTAGTAGACGACGAAGTGCTCGATTCTGACGAATCCTACTAG
- a CDS encoding DNA polymerase IV — protein MIAMKRCIMHLDMDAFFASVEQLDHPEWRGKPVIVGGSSDRGVVCAASYEARKFGVHSAMPIVQARKLCPHAIYTGNSRGRYVELSRNVMSVLNSYSPVVEQASIDEAYIDATGNGHLFRSPVQMAQSMKQEIFDTVGLTCSIGIAPVKFLAKIASDYNKPNGLYAIYEKDVASFLHDLPVRKIPGVGKKFIVKLEELGVSTCGQVLDYSKEFWERRFGKSGIALWERSNGIDNRVVETFVEAKSESAENTLHQDTLDKGLLKKWLMRHAERVGQNQRKYGLKGRTITLKLKYNDFQSLTRSKTLPDPTNTTDVIYQVAVDLLDAIELVKPVRLIGVGISNYNTTGVEQLNMLDHMKHECTGVVRATQKQQKLDEALDAVRNKFGKKAIFRGRLFGFDEE, from the coding sequence ATGATCGCTATGAAACGTTGTATTATGCATCTTGATATGGACGCTTTTTTTGCTTCTGTAGAGCAACTGGATCATCCAGAATGGAGGGGGAAACCTGTCATTGTGGGCGGTTCTAGTGATCGCGGGGTTGTGTGTGCAGCGTCGTATGAAGCTCGTAAGTTCGGGGTGCACTCTGCCATGCCTATTGTTCAGGCTCGTAAGCTGTGTCCGCACGCTATTTATACAGGCAACTCCCGTGGACGATATGTCGAACTATCTCGAAACGTGATGTCCGTTCTCAATTCATATTCTCCGGTTGTGGAACAAGCCTCAATTGACGAGGCATATATTGATGCCACAGGAAACGGTCATCTTTTTCGGTCTCCAGTGCAAATGGCGCAAAGTATGAAGCAGGAAATCTTTGATACAGTGGGGCTTACCTGCTCTATCGGCATTGCGCCTGTAAAATTTCTTGCTAAGATTGCTTCGGATTACAATAAGCCTAACGGGCTGTATGCAATTTACGAAAAGGATGTTGCTTCTTTTCTACATGATCTTCCTGTGCGCAAAATCCCTGGTGTCGGGAAAAAGTTTATTGTTAAACTTGAAGAGCTCGGCGTGAGCACTTGTGGACAGGTGTTGGATTATTCGAAAGAATTCTGGGAGCGTCGGTTCGGTAAAAGCGGCATAGCCCTTTGGGAGCGTTCCAACGGTATTGATAATCGTGTTGTAGAGACGTTTGTAGAAGCAAAGTCTGAAAGTGCTGAAAACACCTTGCATCAGGACACCCTTGATAAGGGGCTGTTGAAAAAGTGGCTTATGCGTCACGCAGAGCGTGTTGGACAGAATCAGCGAAAGTACGGGCTGAAAGGAAGAACCATTACGCTAAAGCTCAAGTACAACGATTTTCAGTCATTGACTCGCAGTAAGACGTTGCCAGATCCTACCAATACGACAGATGTTATTTATCAGGTCGCAGTTGATCTTCTGGATGCAATTGAGCTTGTGAAGCCTGTTCGTCTCATTGGAGTTGGAATTTCCAATTACAACACAACCGGTGTCGAACAGTTGAATATGCTTGATCATATGAAGCATGAATGCACTGGAGTTGTACGCGCTACGCAAAAACAGCAAAAGCTTGATGAAGCGTTGGATGCTGTGCGTAACAAGTTTGGAAAAAAAGCTATTTTTCGTGGCAGGTTATTTGGATTTGATGAAGAATAG
- the kdsB gene encoding 3-deoxy-manno-octulosonate cytidylyltransferase encodes MALTATCFGIIPARYDSSRFPGKPLALIEGKPMFWHVYQRACSCPEFDKVVLATDDERIASMARELNVEYVMTRKDHPSGTDRVYEAACLLGAGEDAVIVNIQGDEPALNPIMLTELVTPFLTDSNVQVSTLAHHISSEEAASPDKVKIVQAVNGDALYFSRALVPFARDGKATNGYLGHIGLYAFRFGVLKQFTEWEQSSLERIEKLEQLRLLENNVPIRVVCTEHKTHGVDRPEDIDVILKLLRENA; translated from the coding sequence ATGGCTCTAACAGCTACCTGCTTTGGTATCATACCCGCACGGTACGACTCCTCACGTTTTCCAGGCAAGCCGCTTGCGCTTATCGAAGGCAAGCCGATGTTCTGGCATGTATATCAGCGTGCCTGCTCTTGTCCGGAATTCGATAAAGTTGTGCTGGCAACCGACGACGAACGTATCGCAAGCATGGCGCGCGAACTTAACGTCGAATACGTAATGACCCGAAAAGATCATCCTAGCGGGACAGACAGGGTTTATGAAGCAGCTTGTCTGCTCGGTGCCGGTGAAGACGCTGTTATTGTGAACATCCAGGGCGACGAACCTGCACTTAATCCAATTATGCTCACCGAGTTAGTTACCCCGTTTCTTACAGACAGCAATGTGCAGGTATCGACACTTGCCCACCACATTTCTTCTGAAGAAGCAGCCAGCCCTGACAAAGTAAAAATTGTTCAGGCTGTTAACGGTGATGCGCTGTACTTCTCACGTGCGCTGGTACCGTTTGCAAGAGATGGTAAAGCAACTAACGGGTATCTTGGGCATATCGGCTTATATGCATTCCGTTTTGGAGTTTTAAAGCAGTTTACAGAGTGGGAGCAGTCCAGCTTAGAGCGAATAGAAAAGCTTGAGCAGCTGCGCCTTTTAGAGAATAATGTTCCAATCAGAGTGGTATGCACCGAGCATAAGACACACGGTGTGGATCGTCCTGAAGATATAGACGTAATTTTAAAACTTTTACGGGAGAACGCCTGA